The region AAGTACAAAGTCAGAGGGAAAGGAAAACCTTTAGATGACTGGGGTGCTTTTTTATTGTGGTcttttgtcaattttattaaGTGGAGAGTAGACTGAAATTATGGAGTGAGCAAAGAAAAatagaattaaagggttagttcacccaaaaatgaaatttctgtcatgaaGTACTCATCCTCAtctcgttccacacccgtaagacttttcatctttggaacacaaattatatttttgatgaaatccgagggtatctgaaccacacataggcagcaacgtcattgcaccttttgaaatccagaaaggtagtaaaaacaaaacaaaaataacgactttattcaacaattttaaCTGTTGTCATACATAGTTGATGTAGTGAACTGgtcggctcctgcatcagcatcacacgcacaCGTGTTCAGCTTCGGCCAATACCGAGTCGGCGTTTGGAcataaacaaggaagcctgaGTTCACTACATTAACTATGTACGATAACAGatcaaattgttaaataaaagttatttttgttttgtttttgctcacaaaaatattctcttcgcttcataacattaagattcaaccactgtagtcacgtggactattttaacaatgtttttacaacctttctggacctcaaagggtgcaatgacgttgctgcctatgacatgacatgagggtgagtactcaatgacagaaatttcatttttgggtgaactaaccctttgatgTTGCAAGCCGGATTCAAACCCGCGCTGCTCAGTCAATATGCTGGACGTGCAAACCGCTTTGTCACAGCTCTGATGGTTCTTTTTTACAATAAGGGCAAATAATCAGCTCTACCCCTCCTTTTATTAAAGCTTTGTACATTAGACAGGCACATTGCTGGGATGGGAAGGGAGCACCTCCCTGATCTCAGGAGACATGATACATACCGGACAGGGCCAGTGTTTGCCTTCAATGTGCTTGATCCGGTGCATAATAAGGGCATCACAATCCCTGTAGGTGGCTCTGCACTGCAGGCAAGCATGTGCTCCACTGGAGGTCCGACTGTGAGGACTCTTCTGCTGTTTCAGACGTGCCCGTCGGATAGATTCCAGTAGGACGGAACGGCGACTGCTCAGAGGAAGCAGCTTATTTACATTCTATGAAGACAAAACAGataaatattagattttttttcaagtatttaTTACCAATTTAAATTTAGTATTCTTTCCAATGATTGACATTTGAGTACTACTTCCCTGAGCCAGGCTGCATACAAGTTTACAATACAGTTACGTCACATGCCTTTGTCATAAGATTAAACATCACCAAATGCTAGTCTTAGGGAAACTTTTATCACCTTTGTCTTTGTAGGTTCTTTCTTGACTTTACAGCTCCTCTTGCTAACTTGGGGGTGTCTAGAAACTCGGCTAACCTGTGACCCTCGGGACACGCTGGTTTCATCCCTCTCTGTCTTCACTCGAATAGCAATCCTTTGGGAAAAGGGTGAGTGCCTGTTGCCAAGTCCTGCCCAGTGAGGCCCATTTAGGCCTGTCCGATCTGGCATAATTCTGGCCCTCACCCGATCTCTTCTCCCCATGCCAGGTGATGAATCGCAATGGGAACTACTTCCATGAGAGACCGAACGAGTCAGATAGATGTCCATGCTCTCCTCCTCTCGTTTGATGCCACTTGGCTGCCGACAGAACCCAAAGAGGAAGCCTTGATCCAACAGTTTGACGGGCGGTTTGCTCTGACGCTTGCCCAGGTCTGAGGGATCACTGGTTGGAAATGGCTGGGTTAGGGGCAAGGGGTCAGCTGGCTCTTCCTTTATTGTTTTGTAAAGAGGATGGCTGTGAAGATGCTGATGGTTGGAAGCATCCCAGTTCATGACACCATACTGAACTTCAGGACTGTCCTTTCTTTTCGAATGTtcctttatttttctgttttcctTCACCTGTGTTCCTCTTCCAATTCTGCTGTGCTTTGCTTGTGGCACTCTTGTAGTACGgttgcattttgttttgctttctATTTGTTTTGAACTCTTAGGTTTACCTGTTGGGGGACGCCCAGGTTTGTGCCGCTTTGTGTGCTGCAAATTTGTTGTGGCTACCCTTACTGTGCGATCTGCTGGTGGGCGACCCCTACGTCCGGGTGCTTTAGGAGGAGTTGCCTGGGGGCTACAGACAGTATTGCGACGGTGAATAGGTTGCAGGATGGCACTGTCTGAAGATTCTTGTTTTATCCTGAGCATAGTACTTTTTGAAGGGGACGAGGCATTGTGTGCTGGTACTCTACCTCTTCGTGCAGGCTGGGAAGGTGCTTTATCTTGATTTTTATGGTGACGTCTGAGCGTTTGAACGATTGCACTGGAGTCTGTGTGCAGCAATGACCTGCTACGTGTAGCTCTTGCAATTGGCTGCACAGGATCATTTCTTTTCCTTTTGGACCTTTCTTGGTTCCAAGATTCTTGGAGTTCTATTTTCACTGGTCTGTTCAGCAAGTCCATTCTGCTCATgtcacagagagacagagaaggATTAACGGCAGCAAGCACCCCTAAACTGGTTCCGAATCCCAATGGGACGCCTTGTGCACGAGGTTTCCGCCGGGCTGTGAGTGAATAATCACTTACTTTTAACTTCCTAAGTCGTTTTTTCTGCCCCCAACCGGACAGTTCTTCTGGACCGGGCAACAGGGATTTCCTCTGCAAGCCAAGGAAGCTAAGAAGACGATATTTCTCCTGAGCACGGGGACTGTGCACCTCTTCTTGAGGGACTTTGTTACATACCTTCTCCTCCACATACTCCTCCTTTACCTTTACTGAGGTATCATGGGTCAAAGAAGTTGCCTGAGATTGGGACGGAGTCACTGAGAATTCACACTGAGGCTTATATGCCCGGTAGGAAGAGGACTTCCTCTTTCTCTTAGTGGAGAGGTCAATTTTCGGCAGGAGTCTGCGCAAAGCAAGTGCAGCGCCAGGTGAAGAACGAAGCAGACGGCGTGATGGAAAGGAAGAACGAGTAGAGGTGCAAGGAGATGTTGAGATGATTGAAGATGTGGGGCGAGAGGCAGTTTTTTTCTTGCAGGATGGAGATTTGAAGTCCATGAGCTTCATTCTGCGATTTGGGCTGCATGGAAAGCCATTTTCCTCAACCTGAAAACTGAACGGGACTTGCCGTTGGAACTGAGGATTTGAGGTTTCTGTTTCAGATTCATCCGTTACCTTATCAACAATCTGCTCACTGTACTGTGCTTGGATGTTCCAGGAAGACCCAGAACCTTCTCCTTCCTCATCCTCTCTCTTCCTTTTGAGTCCCACTTTCCCTCCTGAAGCTGAGGAGTGGTCTCTCCTGAAAGGTCCAGGCATTGAACTATTTGGTTCACCAGGAGTACTGTGCATTCTGGAATGTAACTGACAAGTCTCTTGCTCCCTTTTGATAGCAGAGCAAGCCTCAAGGGCAGGCCACATGCGTAGATGGCGGGCCATGGCACAAACCTCCGTCAAGATGTCCAGACTCAGATTGAGGGTGGAAGTGTAAGAGAACTCTAGTAAAGCAAGCAGGCTCTGCTCACTGAATCCTATATGAGAAACCATAAATAATAACTTATTAATGCcctgaatgataaaataaaagatataagTGTGTTAACATAGGATAATGACAGTCTAAAGGTTAAGGATGGAGCTGTGGCAGGTTCAGTTGTAAAGTAGTTATATATTGTTTCCTATGACTCCAATCCTggaaattacaattttaacattcCCTAATATTCAAGGTTTCCTATGACTGTGGGAACCCTGTAACAAGTAAACTTTAAACAACCCAAAGCATCAACAGAGAAGACTACAATGGCTCAccataatgaataaaatatgcttaataatttcaataatggcctttttaaattaatacaaatgtaAACAAACACTGATTTTGAAAGTGGTTTAACTTGAATTTGTACTGCACCCATACCTGTGAGGTCAACGTGTGACTGGGGATCTGTGGCTGAGTCCATTTCAGTAAATAACTCCTGGAAGTACTCGCTCACCGCGGCAAGGACTGCTTTGTGGGCGACGAAAGACTGGCCATCACCAGTTTTCAGTGTGATATCACAGAAAAGCCCTGCTTCCCGTTGGCTATTAAGTTTACTTAAGACTTGATGACTATGCGATTCCACCATCCTGGAGATAAGTCCCACATCGGAACACTAGAGACAGAGACAAAGTGAAAGTAAGAGATAAAGTCAAAACAGTAATCCTGACTGAAATGTGGATAAATAGGTTTAAAAACCATAGTCTTACCGCTGATCTCTCAGACTGACTGCGTTGGCATTCCTCACAGCCAAAGACATAGTCTCTGACCTGAAAATACATtcctaaaagaaaaaatacatttttacagaatTATTACAGACAAGGATTTGATGTGTGTCTATGCAAAAAAGAAAGTCAGTGCTGTCAGACCACTCCTATTCCACAAGTAGCTCAGTTCTGTGTGGGCATTACCCATTCTCTTTCACTTTCACATTACATAGACTAAATCAGCTGACATCTAGTGTAGGAATCTCAATTCACAGCAGGTGAATTTTTTGCTTGGCAATGAAAATAACAcaattttaaacagaaatatgTGTCATAATCATCTCTTAGGAGTATTGCACTAGTCAACTCCAGTTAAATGAGAAACTTGCCAATGTAAAAAGTGGTTAAGTgtggtaaatatttttttaatgtatatgtatatattatatttgatttcactttaaaaaaatatatatacatgcagaTATAAATAATAAggctaaaattaaaaaatagggCTAAAACATACTTTTGTGGCATTTTATTCTCCAGGTAAAATCCAAATAAATATCTGTCTTTAAACAATATTAGAATGAATTGTGACATGAAAATTGATGTTACTTTGAAATCTTCTTTTTACCAATTTGCCAAATCAGGATACAAACTCGTGCAAATATCAAATACATTCATAAATTCCACTCTCAGTTTTATAAATTAAGATTGCTAATGACCTAACAAAATCAACAAGTCATCAGCAATTTCAAATTTGATCCACAACTGCAACATCATATTAGACATGGGCATATTATCTGCATTAGGCTTACTTGTTTGTCTAGTTTGTAACAAATTCATTTGGCAAACTATGGTGTTTGTGGCACAGGGCAAAATACCCAGCTGTATTGAGAAATCACTCATGGTGCAATTCATTGAAAACATGAAGCAGCACACCAAAAGCTCAGATTATTACTCCCAACACAATAAGTCCAGACTTGCCAATGAGAGTGAGAGATGGAACAGATATGTTCCACTCCAAACAGTTCTCAGAGGACTGTGGAGTGGTATAGCTTAGGAGTTAAAGATCTACATTAAAGTTGGTGAGTTTGAACCCTCAGAAGAAATGAACTTTTATATGACTGGCCAGCTGACAAATGACTAACCTCTATTCCAGTGGGACAGTGTCCCTGAAATAAATGGACAGTAGATTGAGCTGAATACTGTCAGCAATCTACAAACCCTTGGATGAAAATCAATTGCTAAAATAATCTAAAGTTTAGTTGGCATTTGGCTATAAATGTGAAGCTCAACCAATgatctgaaatatttttttggtcAGTGTATTTTACCTTTCTAACATTGATGTCCACTTAGTAATAAATTCACCAAGTAAACATTCAGCCAAAGCTTTTAATACACAAATGACAGGTTCGGTGCTCCTGGAATAACCTAAGGTTAAGTGTCTTAAGTGCTTAATCAACCCATATCGAATTCAACAACCTTTCAGTTACCAGCCTAGATACTTAATCACAACGCTGTCATCTAATACCAAGCATAACTAAATGAGATCTGACATTCCAAAAGCAGTTTAAGAATTATAAACATCATAAGAAGTCTCGAGATAAGGTGGCCCTGAGGGAGAGCTTTGCCACCTCCAAATCCACCTTAAGGATGCAATGCAGCATAAAAGTCATTCTAAAAACAAGCCAACTCTAAAACATCTCAACTCCTCCAATCAAAAGGTTCTGTGTAAATAAAATGCTATCATAGccaccttaaaggattagtccactttcaaataaaattcctgataatttactcacccccatgtcatccaatatgttcatgtctttctttcgtcagtcgaaaagaaattaaggtttttgatgaaaacattccaggattattctccttatagtggacttcaatggactccaaacggttgaaaaaaatacaactgtatatgctttataaccacaaattatcgccttgcacgtgcttccactttccgtattcttcaaatgCTTACAccgtatgtcctacaccttcactattcaacttacagaacaAACGCGGcaccagttttgtttttttcctcaagTAGAAtggggaaggcgtaggacatacagcgtgaactttttgaagaatacggaaagtggAGGcatgtgcaaggcgatcatttgtgtttataaggcatatacagttgtatttttttcgaaaatgaccgatcgttttgctagataagacccttattcctcgtctggtatggtttaaagccctttgaagctgcactgaaactgtaattttgaccttccacagtggagtccattgaagtccactataaggagaaaaatcctggaatgttttcataaaaaaccttaatttcttttcgactgacgaaagaaagacataaacatcttggatgacatgggggtgagtaaattatcaggaaaattttatttaaaagtggactaatcctttaaagggatagttcacccaaaaattaaaattctgtcatcatttttacaccctcaggttgttccaaacctgtatgaatttctttgttctgttgaaaacaaaggaagatattttgaagaacgttTGTAATCAATCTGCTTTGGGGCACCACTGACTTCCAAAAATATACTattgaagtcaatggtgccccagaactgttcagtttcccacattcttcaaaatatcttcctttgtgttcaacagaacaaagaaattcatacaggtttggaacaacctgagggtgaataaatgatgacagaattttcatttttgggtgaactatccctttaatcaccTTAAAAAGACTTTTGTACATTGAGAATTGATTCAATCATTGTATTTTGCTAATTGCTGTGTTATCATGTGAGTGGCAGGTTGTCCCGCCTTCACTCTAGTAAACACGTTACCAGAAAAGAGATGCcattgcaagagggaggggagcTTGTTTTGATTAAAGATAAAAAGgacacatgaataaaaaaaaaaaacaataaaaaaaaaaacaatgatgtgcacggataaattatttataataccGGTAAACACTCCAATATTCcatgaaaagaaaataagaactgTCAATTTTTATTTCTTGGCAGTATTTCATCTGAGTCACGTTGGTACTTTAAACATTATTGGATCGCCAATAGTCGCTGTTGCACGTCTCGCAGTAAATCGACAACTCTCATGAATACATATATGcttaaataattgaataaattaaCACATTTAAACATGTATAAACTTTAATGATGATGATTTGATTCAAATTTCAGATATAAAACTAACACTTAAAATGCATCggtagtaaaaacaaaataataccaTAAGAGAAAACTGACAAACCTTCCCACCAATAGTGCTCGGCCACTAGTCTGTATGTGTCCTCCAGGGTGTGGTGCGACTTGCCGGGTCTCTTCTCGTGGAAAGTAGCTATGGACTGAAGTCGCTTGTCTTCAGCCAGCACCTCCCGATACTGGACGAAACCCTTCTCCAACTTTCTACGGTAAAGAGAGCCGCCGATGACCTCGAAGAGAGAAGACGAGAGGGACGCGCAGCCGCCGTTCACATAACCCGCGCGTTCCCGCTGCTCGTCCGCTGAGAGTTTAGTAGTGCGAAAGGTGTCATCAGTGTCATACTGAGCACTGTAGGTGCATTCACTTGCCATTTTTACCGGATTTTTTACTCAATACACTTTTACTTTCAGTGCAGCTTGTTTGTAATCGTCTCTCCTATGTGTAAAAAGCAGAACTTTTTAACTTGGCTTCATCCACCGACATTGAGACGTTTCTGAAACCAATGATGCTCTGAGAAGTGTCTATAAAGTTTTACCATCTGTTGGAGATTCAAAGGACATTCACAGCAAATCCTCAATATGGATATTTAAGTAGCAAGCGTAATGAAtaatattatgaataaataagaCAGTCTCACTTAACAGGTCTTAGACATCCAGGTTGCTTTTGTTAAGAAGCATTGGACTAGTAGCTGAAGTATTTTACAATAAAGTCCATCATCTTTGGTGCTTAAGATGTGACTTCCTTACATCCTATCAAACGTGAAATACTGAAACTCCATGAGGCAATGGATTCAAGACAGATGAGCAAGTTCCACCATCAAAAGCCATAAGTAAATCCTGACCACGTattataattcaaataaatttgaatgaCATAAAAATCGCAAACGTGGATGGCAAGTTTTCTCAATAGTCTGGTTGTCCTGGGAAACGGAACTGAACACAAAAATCAATCGACTGAAAAATGTCTCAATCTGTCAAATATGCAGTGGCTGCCATCCATtaatatgaaattattattattattattatttaagcaGGTACTTTAGGGCCTCCATCAGATGTAACTGCAACTGAATTAACAATGTGTCACGAAACGCCAACTACGTCATAGCAGGAGATCCAAATGTCCAAATTTCTCGGCGGGCAGCAATAACAATCGCGCGGAAGGGTCTTCCTCTCGCGCGTGCAACTTGTGATTTCTTGAACTCGGTCTCAGCACGCCGCAGCTAATCTGTCGCGCGACCTATGCGCGAGACGCGAGGGTCTTCCCGAAACACATCCAAACGGAACGGCGGCCTCCAAAATCAACAATATCATCTGCGGTTTCCCCTCAACGTGCTCCACGTCCGTTCATGTAACGTTAAAGCCAGTCAGATGATCAAATAATCCAATTTTTAACTCGTAGTCCTCTGTTGGTTGCCATTCGTCAACCTAACTTCGCCTCGACGCCCAATTGCCTCACCCCCTCCCTTCCTCGACGCACATTGGTGGAATCTTTAAAGAACAGAGCCTGCGGACAACGCCATTGGTCAATGAGGCTGTCACTCACCGGGCTGTTTTCCCTACTTTTTCCCTACATGAAGATAGGTTGTTGACGTCAGCGTTACCTTACTTAGTGTCAAGTTTATCAATATAAAAAAGGACAACAATGAGAGAATATTGTTTTGCTTCGACTCGTTTTCGTTTTAGCCCTTCGTAGACGTGTGAAGCTAAACATATTTGTATTTGTCTGCATGATTTATTGGGCAATTGATTATGTCAtagttaatgttattatttattcacGCATTGAGCACCGTCTCCACGGTTGTTCGAATctattgttatttttgtatatttagccaaatgaatgaagaataaaaatGCTGTAATAAACTCATATTGTCAACGCAGTGCTTTTAAAGGTGTAGCTACATTATGTTATGAAATGATTATAAAAAACAATGCAATCTGGGATTATTTTGGAGGAAACAAACAGTTATTGTCTGAATACACCCTCACATTAGGCTATctcacatttatattatattgggCCTGTGAAACAGCACAGTAGActttattattgtgtttgtctgaTGTTACAGTggggaaaataattatttgatcCCCTGCTGATTTTGTAAGGGACTATCATTTTTTATGgtagatttattttaatggatAGAGACAGA is a window of Megalobrama amblycephala isolate DHTTF-2021 linkage group LG6, ASM1881202v1, whole genome shotgun sequence DNA encoding:
- the si:dkey-229b18.3 gene encoding serine/arginine repetitive matrix protein 2, giving the protein MASECTYSAQYDTDDTFRTTKLSADEQRERAGYVNGGCASLSSSLFEVIGGSLYRRKLEKGFVQYREVLAEDKRLQSIATFHEKRPGKSHHTLEDTYRLVAEHYWWEGMYFQVRDYVFGCEECQRSQSERSACSDVGLISRMVESHSHQVLSKLNSQREAGLFCDITLKTGDGQSFVAHKAVLAAVSEYFQELFTEMDSATDPQSHVDLTGFSEQSLLALLEFSYTSTLNLSLDILTEVCAMARHLRMWPALEACSAIKREQETCQLHSRMHSTPGEPNSSMPGPFRRDHSSASGGKVGLKRKREDEEGEGSGSSWNIQAQYSEQIVDKVTDESETETSNPQFQRQVPFSFQVEENGFPCSPNRRMKLMDFKSPSCKKKTASRPTSSIISTSPCTSTRSSFPSRRLLRSSPGAALALRRLLPKIDLSTKRKRKSSSYRAYKPQCEFSVTPSQSQATSLTHDTSVKVKEEYVEEKVCNKVPQEEVHSPRAQEKYRLLSFLGLQRKSLLPGPEELSGWGQKKRLRKLKVSDYSLTARRKPRAQGVPLGFGTSLGVLAAVNPSLSLCDMSRMDLLNRPVKIELQESWNQERSKRKRNDPVQPIARATRSRSLLHTDSSAIVQTLRRHHKNQDKAPSQPARRGRVPAHNASSPSKSTMLRIKQESSDSAILQPIHRRNTVCSPQATPPKAPGRRGRPPADRTVRVATTNLQHTKRHKPGRPPTGKPKSSKQIESKTKCNRTTRVPQAKHSRIGRGTQVKENRKIKEHSKRKDSPEVQYGVMNWDASNHQHLHSHPLYKTIKEEPADPLPLTQPFPTSDPSDLGKRQSKPPVKLLDQGFLFGFCRQPSGIKREEESMDIYLTRSVSHGSSSHCDSSPGMGRRDRVRARIMPDRTGLNGPHWAGLGNRHSPFSQRIAIRVKTERDETSVSRGSQVSRVSRHPQVSKRSCKVKKEPTKTKNVNKLLPLSSRRSVLLESIRRARLKQQKSPHSRTSSGAHACLQCRATYRDCDALIMHRIKHIEGKHWPCPLCSKTFFRQRNVRNHIRTHNPKLYKCRQCIAAH